The genomic stretch AAGCGCGTGGCAACTCTGCCGATCAAAAGGTGGAGCTACAAAGTGCAAGATCCTTCGATCGAGCACATTGGCCCTATGGCACAGGACTTTTGGTCGCTCTTTCACGCAGGCGACGACAGCCTGGGAATTTCCACGATTGATCCTGCCGGGATTGCTTTGGCGGCGATTCAAGAGCTGAATAAGAAGGTCGAGCGGGCGGATGCGCTGGAGGCAGAAGTCCGCGAATTGCGAGACATGGTGCTGGAACTCAAACGGGCATCACAGGCGAAGGGGGACTGACTATGAAGAGACATTACTTCTGCACCGGCTGGCTCCTTATCGTCAGTATAGTGTATGCCCAGCCGCAAAGCGAGCACTTCCGGATGCTCAAGTCGGCCACGGCGGGTGGAGGCAGGGCAAGCGCGTCCGAACGTTTTCGCATGACAGCTGTTTACGGGCAGTCCACTCCTCCGGGGCGGTCGCGCGGCGCGGTGTTTCAGATGAACGCGGGTTTTCTGACTCCGCTGCTCTCGGTCTCGACGCTGAGTCCGATTCAGCGATTGATTCTCCAGCCGCAAGCGCCCAACGTGTGGCTCTACTGGGAGCCGGTTCCCGGTGCACATTCCTACGCCGTCCACGCCGACAGTACGATGTCCTTTCTCCCCCGTGAGACGAACCTGCTGGGCACGACGATGGACACGGTGTTTGTGGATGTGAACCCGCTGGGTGGACCGTCAAACCGAAGATTCTATTCAGTGATACCGAGCACGGTGCCACTGCGCGCGGTCGGCTCAACGAGCAACACGAGCCGGCGCGTCAGCCGGCATCCGTATTGATGCTTTGTGATGGCACTTAGTCGAAGTAACTTCACCACATACAATTCTTGAGCAGAGGAAAGTATCATGAACAGATCTGGAAAGATGTGTCGTTTGTTTTCCCTGGCGCTGATCTTGTTATGGGGAATCGCCGCGCTGCCCGCGCAGGTCGTGGACCCTTCATGGCAACGGATTTCGGGACACGGGGTGGGGTATTCACTGGAGTTTCCCGCCGACGGATGGTATGCACGACTGATCGCGACGAGAGGCAACGTCCCGGAGTTCGTGACTGTGGAACAGACGGAACTCACAAGCACATCGGGCGCGCGCATCAGCGTGGATGTCTGGGAGGATCAATCCAATGGAAGTCTTGCGGATTGGATAGATGATCATCAGAAGATTCTCGGATTCAAGTCAAGCGAAATGACTCCGGCGAGCGCGTCCGAGCTTCATGTCGGCGCGTTTGAACATGCAGAGAATACGCAAGGGATACAGGCCTACCCATCGCGAAGCACCTTTTTCAAGCACGGCAAAGACGTATTCGGTATTCGATACCACGAGGCGGACAACGGGGCTGCGGAGCCCATCTACGGTCATTTACTGGAGACATTGACTTTTGAGCGGGACGCGCTTATGGCTCTGCAGCAGGAAGACAGCGTCGCGGGAAAGGGCCGGTCTCCGATACTGGTTTACGAATGTGCGGGACATTACGACGACTGTCTGTGTGGGGCTTATAATCCTTATCCATGCTGCTCAAACCCGCAAGGCAATTGCACGTGGTGGGCGTGGGATCGTGCTTGCTGCGTGTGGAATGACAACCTGCTCGGTGGCGTGAGCTGGGGTAACGCGACGTCGTGGGCCGGCTACGCAACATCTCATGGTTATACCGTGAGCGCGACGCCAGCCGTGAACACAATTGCCTGCAACAGCAGCGCCGCTGGCGGCTTAGGTCATGTCGCGTGGGTTGTTCAAGTCTCCGGTTCGCAGGTACAGGTGACCGAAATGGGTTGGTGCTTGTGGGGGACAGTACGAACAACGTGGTACAATACGAGCTATTTCGACCAAGGTTTTATTTATCCCATGGGTGGGGGATCAAGTATTACCTTGACAAGCCCAAATGGTGGGGAGAACCTCTGTGTCAATCAGCAGACCACGGTGCAGTGGCAGTCGTCGGGTATTCCCGGCAATGTTCGATTGCGGCTCTACCAGGGCAGTACAAACGAGGTTGATGCACTGGGATGGATCGGGACAAACCTTCCAAACACCGGTTCATACCCGTGGATTCCCGGAACTGACCTCACGACAAACTGCAATTACTATGTTAAGGTGGAAGATCAGGCGCAGACAACCCGCGACTTCTCCAATGCGGCCTTTTGCATCTCTGATCTGACGGAATGGGCGTTGAGCGTCTCAGCGACGGACAACAACTGCAATAACATTGCGATCACTTGGAATGATGTTTCGAACGAGACAGGCTACAAAGTCTATCGAAATGGTGGTCAGATTGCGACGCTCGGCATAGATGTGACTAACTATACAGACACCCCAGGGTCCGGCTGTTACTTGTACACCGTGCGTGCATACAACACTTGCGGAGATGGACCGCTATCATCGTCGGACCAAGGTTGCCGATTAGGTACTCCCGCCCAAGTGAGTGGCGTCACCGCGACCGACAACAACTGCAATAACGTCGTAGTGACATGGACAGATCAGTCCGGCGAAAACGGCTACTACGTCTATCGCAACGGCAGTCAGATCGGGTCTGCAGGTGCCAACGTCACGATTTACACCGATAACACGGCGTCCCAAGGGGTTACGTGTAGTTATGCGGTAGCGGCCACCAACACTTGCGGCACGGGTTCTCAATCGGTTTCCGACAACGGCACAAGACTAGCCACTCCGGTCCAGGTCGCAGGCGTCGCCGCGACCGACAACAACTGCAATAATGTCGTGGTGACATGGACAGATCAGTCCGGCGAACAAGGATACCGCGTCTATCGCAACGGTAGCCAGATCGGGACCACCGGTGTGGATGTGTGTACCTACACAGACGCTCCAGCGGTCGGAACGTACACATATTCTGTGGGCGCATACAACGCCTGCGGCGACGGGACACTCTCCGCGACGGATCCGGGGACGCGCCTGACCACGGTCGGTCAGGTCACCGGAGTGTCCGCGACGGATGATCATTGCGCGGACATTGTGATCACGTGGACAGATCGCAGTGGAGAGAATGGCTACTACGTCTACCGCGGCGGCAGCCAGATCGCACAGACCGGCGCCAACGTGACGACCTACACCGACGCACCTTCGGCTGGCACTTACAACTACACCATCGCGGCATTCAACGATTGCGGTACGGGAACGCCATCCGCTATCGATGGCGGGGCGCGGCTGAGTGCGCCCGTTCCAGTAAGCAATGTGATCGCGAGCGATAACATTTGTACGGGTATCACCGTTACCTGGTGGGACGTCTCCGGTGAAAGTGGTTACTACATCTATCGGAACGGATCTCAAATCGGCGATGTGTCCGCGAATACGACGACATTCAACGACGCTCCACCGTCCGGCACTTACGCTTACACCGTGCGCTCTTATAACGGCTGTGGAACCTCCACGGACTCCAATTTGGATAACGGCACGCGCCTGCCCGCCGTATCCGCACCGTCCACTTGCGCGGCGAGCGACAACAGTTGTCAAAGTGTCACCGTAACCTGGATAGATAATTCGACAGGTGAGACGGGTTTTCATATTTTCCGCGACGGCAGCCTTGCCGGATCCGCAGGCGCTAATGCGCAGACATTTGATGATACGCCGCCGTCTGGAAGCTATCTCTACACGGTGCGGGCCTACAGCGGCTGCGGCGACTCGTATCCCTCGAACAGCGACCAAGGGACACGCCTTGCCGGACTACTTGCGCCGCTCAATTGTGTGGCATCGGACACAGGTTGCAGCGGAGTGAACGTCAGCTGGACGGACAACGTGACGGGTGAAACCGGTTTCTATGTGTACCGCGGCGCGTCGCTGGCGGGTACGGTCGGAGCGAGCGTCACCAGCTTCTACGATACTCCGGCCTCTGGCGCCTACGCTTATACGGTTTGCGCTTACAATGCCTGTGGATCGTCCAATGCGTCGAACTCGGATACAGGAACGCGTTTGCAGTCGGCAGCCGCTCCTTCCAATTGTCAAGCCTCGGACACGAATTGCTCGGCGATCATTATCACTTGGCAGGACAATTCCGACAATGAGAACGGATTCCGGATCTTCCGCAACGGATCGCAAGTCGGGTCGGTGGGCGCGAACGTGACCTTCTTCTACAATTTCCCGGCGCCGGGAGTCTACAACTACTCGGTTTGCGCGTACACGACGGCCTGTGGAAACTCGGTCCTGACGCCACCCGTAGCAGGCCAGCGACAGATTCTACCGGCGGCGCCTTTGAGCATGGCCGCATCGGACACGGGCACGGCGGGGGTGTATTTGAGCTGGCAGGACACACTCAACAACGAGACCGGATTCGCGA from bacterium encodes the following:
- a CDS encoding CHAP domain-containing protein, whose translation is MNRSGKMCRLFSLALILLWGIAALPAQVVDPSWQRISGHGVGYSLEFPADGWYARLIATRGNVPEFVTVEQTELTSTSGARISVDVWEDQSNGSLADWIDDHQKILGFKSSEMTPASASELHVGAFEHAENTQGIQAYPSRSTFFKHGKDVFGIRYHEADNGAAEPIYGHLLETLTFERDALMALQQEDSVAGKGRSPILVYECAGHYDDCLCGAYNPYPCCSNPQGNCTWWAWDRACCVWNDNLLGGVSWGNATSWAGYATSHGYTVSATPAVNTIACNSSAAGGLGHVAWVVQVSGSQVQVTEMGWCLWGTVRTTWYNTSYFDQGFIYPMGGGSSITLTSPNGGENLCVNQQTTVQWQSSGIPGNVRLRLYQGSTNEVDALGWIGTNLPNTGSYPWIPGTDLTTNCNYYVKVEDQAQTTRDFSNAAFCISDLTEWALSVSATDNNCNNIAITWNDVSNETGYKVYRNGGQIATLGIDVTNYTDTPGSGCYLYTVRAYNTCGDGPLSSSDQGCRLGTPAQVSGVTATDNNCNNVVVTWTDQSGENGYYVYRNGSQIGSAGANVTIYTDNTASQGVTCSYAVAATNTCGTGSQSVSDNGTRLATPVQVAGVAATDNNCNNVVVTWTDQSGEQGYRVYRNGSQIGTTGVDVCTYTDAPAVGTYTYSVGAYNACGDGTLSATDPGTRLTTVGQVTGVSATDDHCADIVITWTDRSGENGYYVYRGGSQIAQTGANVTTYTDAPSAGTYNYTIAAFNDCGTGTPSAIDGGARLSAPVPVSNVIASDNICTGITVTWWDVSGESGYYIYRNGSQIGDVSANTTTFNDAPPSGTYAYTVRSYNGCGTSTDSNLDNGTRLPAVSAPSTCAASDNSCQSVTVTWIDNSTGETGFHIFRDGSLAGSAGANAQTFDDTPPSGSYLYTVRAYSGCGDSYPSNSDQGTRLAGLLAPLNCVASDTGCSGVNVSWTDNVTGETGFYVYRGASLAGTVGASVTSFYDTPASGAYAYTVCAYNACGSSNASNSDTGTRLQSAAAPSNCQASDTNCSAIIITWQDNSDNENGFRIFRNGSQVGSVGANVTFFYNFPAPGVYNYSVCAYTTACGNSVLTPPVAGQRQILPAAPLSMAASDTGTAGVYLSWQDTLNNETGFAIYRDAVLVFVAGANVSNYYDHPGDHAPHNYCIAARNSCGEGTQVCDVGRVAAGLSAPTALILRCESPWLWLYWNVVRDDQGNPMEGVMYNVYRGDTPGFTPSEATLRGSTSDTLYVDTPDAANEKAFYTIIAQTP